One genomic region from Bacillus sp. SLBN-46 encodes:
- a CDS encoding SRPBCC family protein, whose translation MPSEIQHVELDIPIEVIWKFIRDPDNWAPLVPGYIQHEKVNENQITWEFKSDLLGIMKKKVSLIIDNIIWNEPLKVSFELKRSNEKYLGEGYFEAKAMNRNKTKVTGFLEINATGPMGTLANTLFKKAIQKTDEEVAVAISSKLEEFSRR comes from the coding sequence ATGCCAAGTGAAATTCAACATGTAGAATTAGATATCCCAATTGAAGTGATTTGGAAATTTATCCGCGATCCGGATAACTGGGCACCCTTGGTCCCAGGTTATATTCAACATGAAAAAGTAAATGAAAACCAAATTACATGGGAATTTAAAAGTGACCTCTTAGGCATTATGAAAAAAAAGGTCAGTTTAATCATTGATAATATCATATGGAATGAGCCTTTGAAGGTAAGTTTTGAATTAAAGCGCTCGAATGAAAAATACCTAGGGGAAGGATATTTCGAAGCTAAAGCAATGAATAGAAACAAAACAAAAGTAACAGGGTTTCTTGAAATTAATGCAACCGGTCCTATGGGCACTTTAGCTAATACACTTTTTAAAAAAGCCATTCAAAAGACTGATGAAGAAGTAGCCGTAGCCATCTCTTCTAAACTGGAAGAATTCAGTAGGAGATAG
- a CDS encoding cadherin-like beta sandwich domain-containing protein — protein MFVKVPKRGITILLVSSMIGMGNYFYTPIAFAEDTVPVLANQSENTLSKLEIEGIKLDRDFTADVKEYSTTVENETKEIKLLVESGNPDASITINDTSIKSGVVGTLSLQTGENKFLITVSNGTHQQNTYTLTVTRKQNGNNLLQSIELSSGKLSPSFSSEIYEYNVGVANDVPSLTIKLIAAETTSTIQVNGTSLKEGSVSVDLPIGKLIITIVVTAENGEKKTYTINAVRGNSVNSQTTIPTQNNRTNTFQPTMNQQINTTTTAQKVSKATLSSLTVNNGTWDSAFSTDEFTYHVFVGNDVDFITLSPTARYSSSTILIEGGTSKTIKLDEDNKTVISIVVTYSDDDRKTYVLVIDRKE, from the coding sequence ATGTTTGTGAAGGTACCAAAAAGAGGAATAACTATTCTACTTGTTTCTTCCATGATTGGGATGGGGAACTATTTTTACACACCAATTGCATTTGCTGAAGATACAGTTCCTGTACTGGCAAATCAGTCTGAAAACACACTTTCAAAATTAGAAATTGAAGGGATTAAGCTCGATCGTGATTTTACGGCAGATGTTAAAGAATATTCTACCACTGTAGAAAATGAAACAAAGGAAATTAAATTACTTGTAGAAAGTGGTAATCCAGATGCTAGCATTACCATAAATGACACGTCTATCAAAAGTGGTGTAGTTGGCACATTGTCACTTCAAACAGGAGAAAACAAATTCCTCATTACTGTTTCTAACGGTACACACCAACAGAATACCTATACGCTTACCGTTACTAGAAAACAAAATGGGAATAACCTTTTGCAAAGTATAGAATTGTCTAGTGGAAAACTATCACCAAGCTTTTCATCTGAAATATACGAGTATAATGTGGGAGTAGCAAACGACGTACCGTCTCTTACAATAAAACTTATTGCAGCTGAAACAACATCAACTATTCAGGTAAATGGGACTAGCCTTAAAGAAGGAAGTGTTTCGGTGGACCTTCCCATTGGTAAATTAATCATCACTATTGTGGTTACGGCAGAGAATGGGGAAAAAAAGACCTATACAATAAATGCGGTTAGAGGTAATTCGGTTAATTCACAAACTACCATCCCAACACAAAACAATCGAACGAATACATTCCAACCAACCATGAACCAACAAATTAATACCACAACCACAGCACAAAAAGTCAGTAAAGCAACCCTTTCTTCACTAACAGTTAACAATGGAACATGGGATAGTGCATTTTCTACTGATGAATTTACTTACCATGTGTTTGTTGGTAATGATGTTGATTTCATAACATTAAGCCCAACTGCACGCTACAGCAGTTCAACCATCTTAATTGAAGGTGGCACAAGCAAAACGATCAAGTTAGACGAGGATAACAAAACCGTTATTTCAATTGTTGTAACTTATAGTGATGATGATCGAAAAACTTATGTCCTCGTCATCGATAGAAAAGAATAA
- a CDS encoding helix-turn-helix domain-containing protein, which translates to MKHPITDLDVNSTKYKILEASIDLFSHKGFTAVSVRELTKVVGIKESALYNHFKSKDEILEWIYSLFRESHSKTRPNHDTLEAICNRVTIKPFLTQGILNFKQAVDEPLHEKMWRILNIEQFRDQRARDIIINDVYKGTVDFLEVAFQIFIDKGELKQQNAKILATEYQYPLFTMMMEYLLLRYDGIDTAEVEMKMENHLTFFLDAIS; encoded by the coding sequence GTAAACAGCACAAAATATAAAATCCTTGAAGCTTCTATTGACTTATTTTCTCATAAAGGATTTACTGCGGTATCAGTTCGTGAGCTAACAAAAGTGGTTGGAATAAAAGAAAGTGCTCTATATAATCACTTCAAATCTAAGGATGAAATTTTAGAATGGATTTATTCATTATTTCGTGAAAGCCATTCTAAAACAAGACCGAATCATGATACTTTAGAAGCAATTTGTAACAGGGTAACAATCAAGCCATTTTTAACTCAAGGGATCTTAAATTTTAAACAGGCAGTAGATGAACCATTGCACGAAAAAATGTGGAGAATACTAAATATCGAGCAATTCCGTGACCAAAGGGCAAGAGATATCATTATTAATGATGTATATAAGGGGACTGTTGATTTCTTGGAGGTTGCATTTCAGATTTTTATTGATAAAGGGGAACTTAAACAACAAAATGCAAAGATATTAGCAACAGAGTATCAGTACCCATTGTTTACGATGATGATGGAATACTTGCTCCTGAGGTATGACGGTATAGATACAGCAGAAGTAGAAATGAAAATGGAGAATCATTTAACCTTTTTTCTTGACGCAATTAGTTAG